In Myxococcus fulvus, the following proteins share a genomic window:
- a CDS encoding Kelch repeat-containing protein: MTGSPPSPATRRVPAPGLWLEGFGLTPVAGGALLTGGQGWHAEGGGSTPRTSASAFLWDTLRQEWRETAPLPEPRHDHAAVALPDGRVLLVGGRDNAHPDLASTVLWEPDALRFVPGPSMRASRSHPVARVLEDGAVLVLGSDHDDDLERGTRAELLRPGASEWEPAGQTVRIFHIGPVCVSRGRVVIAGGRDNGFGFAIIEGQHLAPPLDMSTEVYEPATRTWRTAPHPLTASRDDAAGVTLADGRILVVGGWHQGTLLTSAELFDPATEQWSVTAPLALGRSSFALTALPDGRAAVSGGLESTTYGATPDVELWNPATGQWSPGTPLAHGRAGHRVAPLGDGAYLVVGTTRATPDSPPETTSEVWRP; encoded by the coding sequence ATGACAGGCAGCCCTCCGTCCCCGGCGACTCGACGTGTTCCCGCTCCCGGGCTCTGGCTGGAGGGCTTCGGCCTGACGCCCGTGGCCGGCGGCGCGCTGCTCACCGGCGGACAGGGCTGGCATGCCGAGGGGGGCGGCTCCACGCCCAGGACGTCCGCGAGCGCCTTCCTCTGGGACACCCTCCGTCAGGAATGGCGGGAGACGGCGCCCCTGCCGGAGCCCCGGCATGACCACGCGGCGGTGGCGCTCCCGGACGGGCGCGTGCTGCTCGTGGGCGGCCGCGACAATGCCCACCCGGACCTGGCCAGCACCGTGCTCTGGGAGCCGGACGCGCTGCGCTTCGTCCCCGGTCCTTCCATGCGGGCTTCGCGCTCACACCCCGTCGCGCGGGTGCTCGAGGACGGGGCGGTGCTGGTGCTGGGCTCGGACCACGACGATGACCTCGAGCGCGGCACACGCGCGGAGCTGCTGCGGCCCGGCGCGTCGGAGTGGGAGCCCGCGGGCCAGACGGTCCGCATCTTCCACATCGGCCCGGTCTGCGTGAGCCGGGGCCGCGTCGTCATCGCCGGGGGACGCGACAACGGCTTCGGCTTCGCCATCATCGAGGGACAGCACCTGGCCCCACCGCTCGACATGAGCACCGAGGTCTACGAACCGGCCACCCGCACGTGGAGGACCGCGCCCCATCCGCTCACCGCGTCGCGCGACGACGCCGCCGGCGTCACGCTCGCCGACGGCCGCATCCTCGTGGTGGGCGGCTGGCACCAGGGCACGCTGCTCACGAGTGCCGAGCTCTTCGACCCCGCCACCGAGCAGTGGAGCGTCACGGCGCCGCTCGCCCTGGGCCGCTCCAGCTTCGCGCTCACCGCGCTCCCGGACGGACGCGCCGCCGTGTCCGGCGGCCTGGAGTCGACGACGTACGGCGCCACCCCCGACGTGGAGCTGTGGAACCCGGCCACGGGCCAGTGGAGCCCGGGGACACCGCTCGCCCACGGCCGCGCGGGCCACCGCGTCGCCCCCCTGGGCGACGGCGCATACCTGGTGGTGGGCACCACCCGCGCCACGCCGGACAGCCCGCCGGAGACGACCTCCGAGGTCTGGCGCCCCTGA
- a CDS encoding SAM-dependent methyltransferase, with the protein MDNQELSRIPGVNPHVPDAARIYDYTLGGTHHFEVDRQAAEFMFSLVPSTRKWLRMLRSCLRTAALRLSADGFDHWVDFASGLPTSDHIHSVLPDAKVLYTDINPLTIATGKHLLGDNPRTRYMECDIRSAGDFLRRPDVRAFLDGERRVAFGANAITVFLSSEENRKFFKDLYDWAAPGSKLFATFETKAPGLSTPKWEQFVGMFQKMGESFQLYSLREYLDLCGPWSPGPGGVMTVREFLGLPVGHITEEDREGVGIEFYAVILEKH; encoded by the coding sequence ATGGACAACCAGGAGCTGTCCCGCATCCCGGGCGTCAACCCCCACGTGCCCGACGCGGCTCGCATCTACGACTACACGCTGGGCGGCACCCACCACTTCGAGGTGGACCGTCAGGCCGCCGAGTTCATGTTCTCGCTGGTGCCCTCCACCCGGAAGTGGCTGCGCATGCTCCGCAGCTGCCTGCGCACCGCCGCGCTGCGCCTGTCCGCGGACGGCTTCGACCACTGGGTGGACTTCGCTTCGGGACTGCCGACGAGCGACCACATCCACTCGGTGCTGCCCGACGCCAAGGTGCTCTACACCGACATCAACCCGCTCACCATCGCCACCGGCAAGCACCTGCTCGGCGACAACCCGCGCACGCGCTACATGGAATGCGACATCCGCTCCGCGGGAGACTTCCTGCGCCGGCCCGACGTGCGCGCGTTCCTGGACGGCGAGCGGCGCGTGGCCTTCGGCGCCAACGCCATCACCGTGTTCCTCTCCTCGGAGGAGAACCGGAAGTTCTTCAAGGATTTGTATGACTGGGCCGCGCCCGGCTCGAAGCTCTTCGCCACCTTCGAGACGAAGGCGCCCGGCCTGAGCACGCCGAAGTGGGAGCAGTTCGTCGGCATGTTCCAGAAGATGGGCGAGTCCTTCCAGCTCTACTCGCTGCGCGAGTACCTGGACCTGTGCGGCCCCTGGTCTCCCGGGCCCGGCGGGGTGATGACGGTGCGGGAGTTCCTGGGCCTGCCCGTGGGCCACATCACCGAGGAGGACCGCGAGGGCGTGGGCATCGAGTTCTACGCCGTCATCCTCGAGAAGCACTGA